The Argopecten irradians isolate NY chromosome 4, Ai_NY, whole genome shotgun sequence genome has a window encoding:
- the LOC138321962 gene encoding valine--tRNA ligase, mitochondrial-like has protein sequence MGHIDSKRRMCNKIWQGFHFFQSNLGPDFKPAVNFKADVTASDLMDQWILSRLSHMVMSCDTNFQDYKLHGVTESLQTFWINDFCDIYLESVKAVLRENTSRANTVRQVMCFCIDTFVRALSPFMPYLSEELYQRLPMATDRPESVCISSYPSIQHVSFLREKLEEAVSTVKLLKTIILSAQVRYSIKSRTLPVVIQVNDGELLQTLSDPSLVRTLQTLSKAGSVHLLSPHQAPPTGSLTLTPNSQLQVFLKLKGFLNPLKEIERLENKLKRLEKTMKNKSKRKKDNTAEFAKLQEERDSYIKEIADMKKYEMEQTE, from the exons ATGGGACACATAGACAGCAAGCGTAGAATGTGTAACAAGATCTGGCAGGGATTTCATTTCTTCCAATCAAATCTTGGACCTGATTTCAAACCTGCTGTCAATTTCAAG GCGGACGTGACAGCCTCTGACTTGATGGACCAATGGATACTCAGTCGTTTAAGTCACATGGTCATGTCATGTGACACAAATTTCCAGGACTATAAGCTACATGGTGTGACGGAGAGTCTGCAGACTTTCTGGATCAACGAtttctgtgatatatatttg GAGTCTGTGAAAGCTGTGTTAAGGGAGAACACTAGTCGGGCTAACACAGTCAGACAAGTGATGTGTTTCTGTATCGACACCTTTGTACGGGCGCTCAGTCCCTTCATGCCTTACCTGTCAGAGGAACTCTACCAACGGTTACCAATGGCAACCGACCGTCCAGAAAGCGTGTGCATCAGTTCATATCCATCCATACAACAT GTGTCCTTCCTAAGGGAGAAGTTAGAAGAAGCTGTTTCCACTGTTAAGCTATTGAAGACCATAATTTTATCAGCTCAGGTCCGATATAGCATCAAATCTCGGACACTACCAG TGGTGATACAGGTGAACGATGGAGAACTACTACAGACTCTGTCAGACCCTTCTCTGGTAAGAACTCTTCAGACGCTGTCCAAGGCTGGCTCGGTGCACTTGCTCTCACCGCACCAGGCGCCCCCTACAGGCAGTCTGACTCTGACACCTAACTCTCAACTCCAGGTCTTCTTAAAGTTAAAG GGCTTCCTTAATCCCCTGAAAGAAATTGAGCGGCTGGAAAATAAGCTGAAAAGGCTAGagaaaactatgaaaaataagtcaaAGAGGAAAAAGGACAATACAGCAGAATTT GCTAAATTACAAGAAGAAAGGGACAGTTATATAAAGGAAATCGctgatatgaaaaaatatgaaatggaGCAAACAGAGTGA